The segment TTAAAATAGAAGGTGCCGACCACGAATTTGCTACTGTAAAAGGTATCAGCGAAGACGTTGTGGAAATCATCCTCAATTTGAAACAGGTTCGTTTTAAAAAGAAAGTTGATCATGACATTGCTCATGAGAAAGTTACTTTGAGCCTGAAAAACAAAACAGAATTTACTGCTGCAAATATTGGTGAAGCTACTCAGAGCTTTGAAGTAATGAACCCTGAGTTGCTCATCTGCACAATGGATCCAAGTGCAAAGCTTGATATTGAAATCAACATTGCAAAGGGCCGTGGTTATGTTCCTGCAGAGGATAACAAACCGAAAGATGCTCCGTTTGGTTACATTGCTACTGATTCGATCTTTACGCCAATTAAAAACGTAAAGTATCTGATTGAAAATACACGTGTGGAACAACGTACTGATTTCGAAAAATTAGTTATGGACGTTGTTACTGACGGTACTATTCATCCGGAAGAAGCAGTAAAACAAGCAAGCCGTATTCTTATTCAGCACCTGATGATCATTACTGATGAGAACATCACATTTGATAATAAGGAAGAGAAGAAAGAAGATGTGGTTGATGAGCAAATGCTGCAACTGCGTAAAGTATTGAAGACTCCATTGGAAGATCTCGATCTTTCAGTACGTGCCTTCAACTGCCTGAAAGCTGCGAAGATCAACTCATTGAGTGAGTTGGTTCAGTACGAACAGGAAGATTTGATGAAGTTCCGCAACTTCGGCCAGAAATCTTTGGCTGAAATTGAGCAGGTGTTAGGCGAAAGAGGCTTACACTTCGGTATGGATCTTCACAAAATGGGATTAGATAACATCGATTAATATTTTTACTCAGCTGCAGTATTGCAGCTGAGTATTTTTTTAAACTTAGTCTTGTAATTCCTGACACGGTACAAGACTCTAAAATTCAAATGTCATGCGTCACGGAGACAAAATCAAAAATTTGGGACGTACCGCTTCTCACAGAAAAGCGTTACTGACCAACCTCGCAATTGAGCTGATTCAGCACAAGCGTATTGTTACAACCTTAACTAAGGCGAAGGCTTTACGTACCTGGATCGAGCCATTGATCACTAAGGCAAAAGATAACTCAACTCACAGCCGTCGTGTTGTGTTCAGCTACCTGCAAAACAAAGAAGCAGTAACTGAACTGTTCAGCACGGTTGCTGAAAAAGTTGCAAGTCGCCCGGGTGGTTACACACGTGTACTGAAATTGGGCATTCGTGTAGGTGATAATGCAGAAAAAGCCATGATTGAACTGGTTGATTTCAACGAGATCTACGGTAAAGGAAAAGGCGAAGCTGCTGCTCCTGCTAAGAAAACCCGTCGTGCCGGTGGTGCGAAGAAGAAGGCTGATGCTGCAGCGGAAGCTGTTGCGCCTGCTGCTGAAGAAAAAACAGAAGAAAAATCAGCTGAGTAAATTAAATGTTGAAAATTTTCTGATACAGAGGCAGGCCATTTGGTTCTGCCTCTTTTATTTTGCACTTAATTATGACACAACCACATAAGCCAACAGGAACTCAAACCGCTATCTTGATGTTGGAAGATGGCAATGTATTTTACGGTAAAGCATTTGGTAAGATTGGTACTACTACCGGTGAGATCTGTTTCAACACAGGAATGACGGGTTATCAGGAAGTATTTACTGATCCAAGTTACTCCGGCCAGATCATTATTATGAACAATGTGCATACCGGTAACTACGGCACATTTGAAAAAGATGTAGAAAGCAGTAGTGTAAAAATTAAAGGTCTTATTGGCCGAAACCTAGAGGATCGTTTCTCAAGGTATTCTGCTGACAAATCCCTGCAGCAATATCTTGAAGAACAGAACATTGTTTCTATTGAAGATATTGACACAAGAGCAATTGTAACGCATGTACGTACAAAAGGTGCCATGAACTGCATTATCTCTTCTGAAATATTAGATGAAGCAAAACTGAAAGAAGAGTTAGCAAAAGTTCCGTCAATGGAGGGCCTTGAACTTGCGAGCACCGTAAGCACAACTAAAGCTTATAATATGGGTGATGAAAAATCGCCGATCCGTATTGCTGTGATGGACTTTGGTACAAAACTCAACATTCTGCAATGCATGGTTGATCGTGGAGCTTACCTGAAAGTATTCCCTGCAAAAACAAAGATCGAAGAGTTGAAAGCATTTAACCCTGCAGGTTACTTTATATCAAATGGTCCGGGCGATCCTGCAAGTATGGATTATGCAATTGAAACAGTGAAGGCCATCATCAATGAGAAGAAGCCAACCTTTGGTATTTGTCTCGGCCATCAGTTATTGGCTTTGGCAAATGATATTTCTACATTCAAAATGCATCACGGTCATCGTGGATTAAATCACCCGGTGAAAAACCTGGTAACAGGTTTGTGTGAGATCACGACGCAGAACCATGGTTTTGGTGTTGATCCGGAAGCGGTGCGTAAAGCAGCGAATGTTGAGATCACACATGTGAACCTGAATGATGAATCGATTGAAGGTATTCGATTGAAAGATCGTCCTGCATTCTCTGTGCAATATCATCCGGAAAGCACACCTGGTCCGCACGACAGCCGCTACCTGTTTGATGATTTCATCAACATGATCAAAAGCAGTTTAAATTAATACCAAGCCCCGATTCAACATCGGGGCTTTTTTATTTTATATTTATGCCATGAAGAAGATCGCCATCATTAATGGACCTAATCTCAATCTGCTCGGTAAACGTGAGCCTGGTGTGTATGGCAACCAATCGTTTGATGAATATTTCGAAGAACTGAAAGCGAAATTTCCTGCAGTTGAATTTCATTACTACCAAAGCAATGTAGAAGGCGAGTTGATCAATGAATTGCAGCGTGTTGGTTTTTCCTACGATGGTATCGTCATGAATCCCGGGGGTTACACGCATACTTCTGTTGCCATTGGTGATGCCATTGCTGCTATTACAACACCTGTTGTTGAAGTGCATATTTCAAATGTACATGCACGGGAAGAGTTTCGTAAACTATCTCATGTAAGTGCAAAAGCAGCAGGCAGTATTATTGGTTTGGGGTTGAAGGGGTATGAGTTGGCGATCACATGGCTATTAAAGGAGAGTAATAGTTAACGAGGAGTAAATTGGCATGAAAAAAATTGTAATTGACGCACTAGTAACAATTTTTATTTGTGCAGGGTTGTTTTTTTTACTTCAGTTCTTTGCTGAAAAGACTGGTTTGTTTCTTCCATTGAATACCAGGCATATTTATCAATTACTACAGGCGTTCATTATTCTTTTTTGTCTTTATGCTTTTTTCTACAAAAGACTTTGGAATTCCGGATTATTTCGAAGCCCATTAAAAATTTCACTTTTTCTTTTTTCAATTGTCACTCTGCTTTTTATTATCTATCACTCTCTTTCCTTAAATAAAAGTATTCTTGCATACTATAGATATTTTTCTTCTGATAATTTTATATCATGGAAGGGCAGGATGTACGAGCGGGATAGTTTATTAGGTTACAGGATGCGTCCGGATAATTTCAGTTCTCTTGTTTACGATCTGAAGCAACCTGTTCCTGTTAAAACTGACAGTAATGGTTTTAGAGTTGCACACACCAGAGAACAATTTAGTGATGTAAATAAACCTGTTGATCTCTTATTTCTCGGTTGCTCATTTACCTTTGGATCTGCATGTAAAGCTGAAGAAACATTTCCATACATAGTTGCCCGGGAATCGGGAATGAATTATATCAATGCTGCTGTTGGGGGCTATGGCTTGGCACAGATGCTGATACAGGCAAACCAACTTCTTCCAAAATATAAACCTCGTTACATAATTATTCAACGGAGTCCATGGCTCATTGAGCGATCGCTTATAGAATTTGCTCCAAGCAGGGGCGGTTACTTACTTCCTACACCTTACTTTATTGAAAAGGAAAATGAATTTGCTATTGATCCGCCGGTTTATCAATCACCGATAAATGAATTATTACCTGAGGAAGATCGAAAAATATATAAGGGTAATTTTTTGCGTTATTATTTCAAGAAGGGGATCAGTTATTTTGGGAACCAACAAATACAAATCATCAAAACAAGAATGAGAAATATTCTTGGACATAAAAAAAGACCTACACCTAAGCGACATGAAGCTGAACTGTTTGCATATTCAGAAATTATAAAACTGGCCAGAGCGCATGATGTAGAGGTGATTTTGTTACATCTGAATAATGGACCGATCACATTTAAAGGGAAACTTCCTGTTGGTAATTATTCATATCGTATTGCAAATGCCGATTCTGCTCTGCGCCAAAGAATGAGTAGCAGTGATGAGCAGGAATATGTAAGATTGTTTGGGCATTGGGGAATGAGAGGGAATGATTCAGTTTTTATCGATGGGCACCCCAATCCACTTGCTCATAAGTTGATTGCAACTTCAATTCTTATGCAGCTCCCCGGGAAATAGGTTCACCTGGAATTTATTTTCTCTTTATTCTTGATTGTCTCTTTTTGCACAGTGACAAGAATACTACTGTCTTTTAAGATTGGCAAATTACTTCCGAATGATTTATTAAGTACGATGCGAAATGTATTGACAGGCGAAACAGAATCATATAGTTTCGCATAGTCTTTATCTGGAAAATAGAAGGCATTAAAGTTCTCAAAGTTGTAACCGGCTTTTTCCGATTCGCTGCTGCGGTAACCATGATCCCCGGCTACGATGATAATAGTATTCTTTTTATTGTTTGTCTGTATATATGCGACTAACTCCCTGATAACATTTCCTGCATAAACAAGCTGACTATAATATGCATCGGCGTCATCTTCTTTACGTTTTATAATTGTTTGTTCAGGGGCTTTTACATTTCCTGTACTATCGAATGTGTAAGGGTCATGTGGTATCATGAAATGGCCGTAAATAAATTTCTGCTTCCCTGAGGTTGAACAACTTTGTTTTATTAAATCTATTGTTGTATCCAAATAAGCTTTCTTCTCATTGTTGCGATTTGAGATGATCTTAAATTGTCTTTCTTTTATAAAATCGACATCGATCCGGTTGTAATTCCAAAAGACATCACGGTAAATCCTTCCGGGTAATGTTTTAAAACTATAATGATACTTTTTAAAACTTGAAAAATATGAATTGCCAGGCCAGTCTTTGTTATCAAAAGAGATAGGCTGGTAGCTATTAATAGAATATCCTTCCTGTTTTAGAATTCGGAATAATGAATTGTTTAGTATTGATGCTGAACCCCAGAAATAAGCTTTCCCGTCGTTCATTACAGGAGCAATCCATGGTGGGAGGTACTCCATATTAAAGGTTGTGCTTAATGAATGAATGGTCCAATTATAATTTGCTTTTCCCTTCGGGATCACATAAAACCCTTTTTGCTTTAAAAATGTATCCAGTTGGTAATTATTCCGGCCAAAATTTTGTAAAATACTTTTTGATGAAGCCATTGCATCAAACAACAGAAAATAGATGTCTGGCTTTAAAGAATCAGGAAGAGCTTTTGTTGGCTGATAATCGTTGTATGCATTAAAGCGAAAATCAATAAGGTTGTCAACACTTTTATCCAGTTGGTAACGTTTTACGCTGTTAGGTATTTCGGAGAGAAGCAAAACGATGAACAGTAGATTCAGGAAAAGAAACAATTCTGTAAAAGGCTTTTTTCTTTTTTTTAATACAATCAATGCAATCAGGAATAAACTAAAGAATGCAGGAATCACGAAAGTGAATTTTACAAAAAAACTTTGCGGAAACAACTGCTTTAAACTGTCGTGCAGATAGCCGAATACGAGGCAATATAAGCTAATGATAAAAGTAAATACGGATGCCTTTGTAAAATCACGAAGTAGTTTATAAAAAAGCAGAAGACAAGTAAATATGCATACAAGAATAACTGCCAGGTTCGATAAAATAAACTTGATAGAAAGAAACCCAAACAGCTCATTATAACCACTGTATATAAAAAATAAAGGCAGCAGCAAAAGGAAAAGAGGTTGCTTACCAAGAAATAGTTTTGCTTTTTGAAAGAGTTTTTGCATGCTTATTCCTTTTCTCCGGGTAATGTATAGGGAATGAAAATACTGCTATCTTTTAAAAGTGGAAGCTTTGTTTCAAAAAA is part of the Lacibacter sediminis genome and harbors:
- a CDS encoding sulfatase-like hydrolase/transferase; translation: MQKLFQKAKLFLGKQPLFLLLLPLFFIYSGYNELFGFLSIKFILSNLAVILVCIFTCLLLFYKLLRDFTKASVFTFIISLYCLVFGYLHDSLKQLFPQSFFVKFTFVIPAFFSLFLIALIVLKKRKKPFTELFLFLNLLFIVLLLSEIPNSVKRYQLDKSVDNLIDFRFNAYNDYQPTKALPDSLKPDIYFLLFDAMASSKSILQNFGRNNYQLDTFLKQKGFYVIPKGKANYNWTIHSLSTTFNMEYLPPWIAPVMNDGKAYFWGSASILNNSLFRILKQEGYSINSYQPISFDNKDWPGNSYFSSFKKYHYSFKTLPGRIYRDVFWNYNRIDVDFIKERQFKIISNRNNEKKAYLDTTIDLIKQSCSTSGKQKFIYGHFMIPHDPYTFDSTGNVKAPEQTIIKRKEDDADAYYSQLVYAGNVIRELVAYIQTNNKKNTIIIVAGDHGYRSSESEKAGYNFENFNAFYFPDKDYAKLYDSVSPVNTFRIVLNKSFGSNLPILKDSSILVTVQKETIKNKEKINSR
- a CDS encoding DNA-directed RNA polymerase subunit alpha; its protein translation is MAILNFVKPDKIVLQKASDFEAQFEFRPLEPGYGVTIGNALRRVLLNSLEGYAITGIKIEGADHEFATVKGISEDVVEIILNLKQVRFKKKVDHDIAHEKVTLSLKNKTEFTAANIGEATQSFEVMNPELLICTMDPSAKLDIEINIAKGRGYVPAEDNKPKDAPFGYIATDSIFTPIKNVKYLIENTRVEQRTDFEKLVMDVVTDGTIHPEEAVKQASRILIQHLMIITDENITFDNKEEKKEDVVDEQMLQLRKVLKTPLEDLDLSVRAFNCLKAAKINSLSELVQYEQEDLMKFRNFGQKSLAEIEQVLGERGLHFGMDLHKMGLDNID
- a CDS encoding SGNH/GDSL hydrolase family protein, which translates into the protein MKKIVIDALVTIFICAGLFFLLQFFAEKTGLFLPLNTRHIYQLLQAFIILFCLYAFFYKRLWNSGLFRSPLKISLFLFSIVTLLFIIYHSLSLNKSILAYYRYFSSDNFISWKGRMYERDSLLGYRMRPDNFSSLVYDLKQPVPVKTDSNGFRVAHTREQFSDVNKPVDLLFLGCSFTFGSACKAEETFPYIVARESGMNYINAAVGGYGLAQMLIQANQLLPKYKPRYIIIQRSPWLIERSLIEFAPSRGGYLLPTPYFIEKENEFAIDPPVYQSPINELLPEEDRKIYKGNFLRYYFKKGISYFGNQQIQIIKTRMRNILGHKKRPTPKRHEAELFAYSEIIKLARAHDVEVILLHLNNGPITFKGKLPVGNYSYRIANADSALRQRMSSSDEQEYVRLFGHWGMRGNDSVFIDGHPNPLAHKLIATSILMQLPGK
- the rplQ gene encoding 50S ribosomal protein L17, whose product is MRHGDKIKNLGRTASHRKALLTNLAIELIQHKRIVTTLTKAKALRTWIEPLITKAKDNSTHSRRVVFSYLQNKEAVTELFSTVAEKVASRPGGYTRVLKLGIRVGDNAEKAMIELVDFNEIYGKGKGEAAAPAKKTRRAGGAKKKADAAAEAVAPAAEEKTEEKSAE
- the aroQ gene encoding type II 3-dehydroquinate dehydratase; the encoded protein is MKKIAIINGPNLNLLGKREPGVYGNQSFDEYFEELKAKFPAVEFHYYQSNVEGELINELQRVGFSYDGIVMNPGGYTHTSVAIGDAIAAITTPVVEVHISNVHAREEFRKLSHVSAKAAGSIIGLGLKGYELAITWLLKESNS
- the carA gene encoding glutamine-hydrolyzing carbamoyl-phosphate synthase small subunit, with the translated sequence MTQPHKPTGTQTAILMLEDGNVFYGKAFGKIGTTTGEICFNTGMTGYQEVFTDPSYSGQIIIMNNVHTGNYGTFEKDVESSSVKIKGLIGRNLEDRFSRYSADKSLQQYLEEQNIVSIEDIDTRAIVTHVRTKGAMNCIISSEILDEAKLKEELAKVPSMEGLELASTVSTTKAYNMGDEKSPIRIAVMDFGTKLNILQCMVDRGAYLKVFPAKTKIEELKAFNPAGYFISNGPGDPASMDYAIETVKAIINEKKPTFGICLGHQLLALANDISTFKMHHGHRGLNHPVKNLVTGLCEITTQNHGFGVDPEAVRKAANVEITHVNLNDESIEGIRLKDRPAFSVQYHPESTPGPHDSRYLFDDFINMIKSSLN